The following proteins come from a genomic window of Emys orbicularis isolate rEmyOrb1 chromosome 9, rEmyOrb1.hap1, whole genome shotgun sequence:
- the RNF228 gene encoding RING finger protein 223 — protein MAELAEKGSGSLGTTGGLQQQDGGAADGGGPEEEEAAAAGAANPPNYEDYECKICYNYFDLERRAPKLLECLHTFCQECLSQLHLRAAQRPPPAPPGPPGAAPWRAGASGTICCPVCRHRTALPDQRVHSLPVNTKLAEAFPLQLRARDPLPQDSLPPAPRPAAGPQPRAAPHEAGPAPRPQRPGPRSSGGGYESCQSCKRAALSAGCVCVVFSFLSMVVLLFTGLIFVNQYGGEPGSGGPASPSPVGPICLSVASILALFSVVVTWLICWLKYRPEAGAGAAPGSGTPRGRAAAAGGRRSHT, from the coding sequence ATGGCCGAGCTGGCGGAGAAGGGCAGCGGCAGCCTAGGGACGACGGGCGGGTTGCAGCAGCAGGATGGGGGGGCGGCGGATGGCGGGgggccggaggaggaggaggcggcggcggccggGGCCGCCAACCCCCCTAACTACGAGGACTACGAGTGCAAGATCTGCTACAATTACTTCGACCTGGAGCGGCGCGCGCCCAAGCTGCTGGAGTGCCTGCACACCTTCTGCCAGGAGTGCCTGAGCCAGCTGCACCTGCGGgccgcccagcgccccccgcccgcgccgcccggcccgccCGGCGCCGCGCCATGGCGAGCCGGGGCCAGCGGCACCATCTGCTGCCCGGTATGCCGCCACCGCACCGCCCTGCCCGACCAGCGCGTGCACAGCCTGCCCGTCAACACCAAGCTGGCCGAGgccttccccctgcagctgcgGGCCCGCGACCCGCTGCCCCAGGACAGCCTGCCGCCCGCGCCGCGCCCCGCCGCCGGCCCCCAGCCGCGCGCCGCGCCCCACGAGGCGGGCCCAGCCCCGCGGCCGCAGCGCCCCGGCCCGCGCTCCTCGGGCGGGGGCTACGAGAGCTGCCAGAGCTGCAAGCGGGCGGCGCTGAGCGCGGGCTGCGTGTGCGTGGTGTTCTCCTTCCTCTCCATGGTGGTGCTGCTCTTTACCGGCCTCATCTTCGTCAACCAGTACGGGGGGGAGCCGGGGTCCGGCGGCCCGGCCTCGCCCTCCCCCGTGGGGCCCATCTGCCTCTCGGTCGCCAGCATCCTCGCCCTCTTCTCCGTCGTGGTCACCTGGCTCATCTGCTGGCTCAAGTACCGACCCGAGGCGGGGGCCGGGGCGGCCCCCGGGAGCGGGACCCCCAGGGggcgggctgctgctgctggcggcaggaGGAGCCACACGTAG